From the genome of Ananas comosus cultivar F153 linkage group 18, ASM154086v1, whole genome shotgun sequence, one region includes:
- the LOC109724390 gene encoding exopolygalacturonase-like gives MIHSYGVRNGLNLACFTCLVMCMVEFSRAEVVFDVTKYSASPNGTADINSKAFLNAWDAACAQNGSATLVIPPGNFLVGPISFKGPCMGPSSPRIQIHGTLKAPGLAGVPGLYWIEFRNLQKLAVDGGGVVDGQGADAWTAATELKSKNRPMSLRFININSGRIADLAVQNSMGFHVAIQRSTSITVHHLNISAPGDSPNTDGIHVSRSSHVNLTSLTVGTGDDCISIGPGSTNITVFNVTCGPGHGISVGSLGKYENEEDVAGVRVRNCTVVGTTNGVRIKTWPGSPPSAASDITFEDIVMHNVTRPIIIDQVYCPVHNCTTLPSHVKIRDVAFRRIRGTTNSPVAVTFSCSPEAPCQNVQLQDINLDSAGTDSDLGSGLDSDLVFGASTNITSSCSNVLGSAFGMQKPHPCF, from the exons ATGATTCACAGTTATGGAGTTAGGAATGGGCTAAACCTAGCTTGTTTTACTTGCTTGGTTATGTGCATGGTTGAGTTCAGCCGCGCCGAGGTCGTTTTCGACGTAACCAAGTATTCTGCGTCGCCCAATGGAACCGCCGACATAAATAGCAAG GCCTTTTTAAATGCATGGGACGCAGCATGTGCCCAAAATGGATCTGCAACCTTAGTGATACCCCCAGGGAACTTCCTAGTAGGCCCAATAAGCTTCAAGGGGCCTTGCATGGGCCCGTCGTCGCCGAGGATCCAAATCCACGGAACCCTAAAGGCTCCGGGCCTCGCCGGCGTCCCCGGGCTCTACTGGATCGAgttccgcaatttgcaaaagttggCGGTCGACGGCGGAGGTGTCGTCGACGGCCAGGGCGCCGACGCATGGACGGCCGCAACCGAACTAAAAAGCAAGAACCGTCCCATG TCGCTGCGGTTCATAAATATCAACAGCGGGAGGATCGCCGATCTCGCCGTCCAGAACAGCATGGGATTCCACGTGGCGATCCAGCGCAGCACGTCGATCACCGTCCACCACCTCAACATCTCCGCGCCCGGCGACAGCCCCAACACCGACGGCATCCACGTCAGCCGCTCCAGCCACGTCAACCTCACCAGCCTGACCGTCGGGACCGGCGACGACTGCATCTCTATCGGCCCGGGCTCCACCAACATCACGGTGTTCAACGTCACGTGCGGTCCGGGGCACGGCATCAG TGTCGGGAGCCTCGGGAAGTACGAGAACGAGGAGGACGTGGCAGGGGTGCGGGTGCGGAACTGCACGGTGGTCGGCACCACGAACGGAGTTCGAATCAAGACGTGGCCAGGCTCCCCGCCCAGCGCCGCCTCCGACATCACCTTCGAGGACATAGTCATGCACAACGTCACCCGCCCCATCATCATCGATCAGGTCTACTGTCCGGTCCACAACTGCACCACTCTG CCCTCCCATGTTAagattcgggacgtggcgttccGACGGATCAGGGGGACGACGAACAGTCCGGTGGCGGTGACCTTCTCGTGCAGCCCGGAGGCGCCGTGTCAGAACGTGCAGCTCCAGGACATCAACCTGGACTCTGCGGGCACGGATTCagatttgggttcgggtttggattcggatttagTTTTCGGTGCTTCAACTAACATCACCTCCTCCTGCTCCAATGTTTTAGGGTCAGCTTTTGGAATGCAAAAGCCCCATCCATGCTTTTGA